AGGGAACCGTAGGTGGCCGATCGCTTCGAGGCGCGGTGATGCACCACACCCTTCTCGGTCTCCAGTTCGGCGGCGGGCACGTTCCACTGCGTCGCGGCGGCGGATACCAGCATGGCGCGTGCGGCGGCACCGACCCGCCGCTGCGGCAACCAGTTGGTGGGCGTGGCGGTGCTGCCGCCGGCGACCTGCGCCTGATACTTGGCCGGATCGAAGTCGGCCTGCTCCACGCGTACGTTCGCCCAGTCGACGTCGAGTTCTTCGGCGATGAGCATAGGCAGCATCGTCTTGATGCCCTGGCCGATCTCGGGATTCTTGGCGGTGATCGTAACGATCCCATCGGGCGTGATGCGCACGAAGGCACTGAGCATCGGGTCAGCAACGGGCGGGAGCGCGCCGCTCATACCGAGCCGTTCGATGGCCTCGAGCGGTTCGGCGTAGCTGGCGAGCAGAATGCCACCGCCGGCGAGCGCCGTGACGCGCAGGAAGTCGCGACGGTTCACGCCCGGCTTGTCGGATTGGGTCGTCATCGTCGTGGCCTCAGCGGTTGTCAGGGGAGCCGTTCTTCGACGGCGTCGATCCACCCACGGCCGGCGTGGCGCCCGACTTGATCTCCGCCGCGCGGTGCACCGCCTTGCGAATGCGGATGTACGTCGCGCACCGGCAGAGATTCGTGTTCAGCGCGGTGTCGATCTCGGCGTCGGTGGGCTTCGGCGTCTTGGCCAACAGCGACGCAGCACCCATCATCTGGCCGGCCTGACAATAGCCGCACTGCGGTACGTCGAGTTCTTCCCACGCCTGCTGCACCGCGTGCAGGCCATCGGGCGAGAGCCCTTCGATGGTGGTGATGTCGGCGTTCGCCACGCGAGACAGCGGCGTGTTGCAGGAGCGCGTGGCGACACCGTTTACATGCACGGTGCAGGCGCCGCAGCGGGCGATGCCGCAGCCGAACTTGGTGCCTTTGAGATCGAGTTCGTCACGGAGTGCCCACAGCAGGGGCATGTCGGCTGGCACGTCGAGCGTGCGCGGCGTGCCGTTGACCTTGAGCGTAATCGGCATGGGACCAGGCGGGACAGGGGCGGGGGCGGACTGTCGGGCGACAATCCAACCCCTGAATCTCGTGCCGCGTGCTCAGGCCGTCCAGAGCTACGGCAGCTTCTTTCCCGTGAAATACAGCTCGTCGTCCTCACCCCGGCACTCCAGCGTCAGGACGCCCCCCACGACCTTGAACGTGAACATCATGTCGGGCTTGAGTACTTCGTAGATCTCGCCGCCGGCGTACACCTCGGCGCTTTCATACAGGCCGACAGTAAAGACATGCGGCCCGGTCCGCATGAGCGCGAAGGTTTGCAGATAGTCGTCCTTCGGATCGAACTGCGCCTTGAGACCGCCGCGGGCGTAGGTCACGATCATCTTCGCATCAACCTTTCCCGTCTTGCCGTTCGTGAGCTCGAAGGTGCCGAGATAGGGGCGCGCCTCAGCCTCGGGCAGCAATTCCGAGATCGACGGCTCCACCGCGAAGTCGGTGGTCACGCGCATGTTCGCCCAGTGCATCGCCAGCGTTCCGCCGCGCACGGTGATCGACGGGAACGACCAGGTCAGCACCTCCTCGCGAACGGCATTGGAGTCGGCGCGAACGGCCACCCGGATCTGCGTGTCGTTCGGCTTGGGATGATCGGTGTGGTACTGCTTCCACTTGGGGTCAAGCAGCATGGTCCAGCTGGCGCTCCGGT
The sequence above is a segment of the Gemmatimonas sp. genome. Coding sequences within it:
- a CDS encoding DUF2911 domain-containing protein; its protein translation is MSPFRARLVTRALLLAALSSVFSPTGAQAQIKASELQSIAQTVDGTTVRVTYSRPRMRGRYPIFGTKKVQWGEVWTPGANWATLLEVNKDLTIAGTKVPKGKYGVWMIVDRSASWTMLLDPKWKQYHTDHPKPNDTQIRVAVRADSNAVREEVLTWSFPSITVRGGTLAMHWANMRVTTDFAVEPSISELLPEAEARPYLGTFELTNGKTGKVDAKMIVTYARGGLKAQFDPKDDYLQTFALMRTGPHVFTVGLYESAEVYAGGEIYEVLKPDMMFTFKVVGGVLTLECRGEDDELYFTGKKLP
- a CDS encoding 2Fe-2S iron-sulfur cluster-binding protein; the encoded protein is MPITLKVNGTPRTLDVPADMPLLWALRDELDLKGTKFGCGIARCGACTVHVNGVATRSCNTPLSRVANADITTIEGLSPDGLHAVQQAWEELDVPQCGYCQAGQMMGAASLLAKTPKPTDAEIDTALNTNLCRCATYIRIRKAVHRAAEIKSGATPAVGGSTPSKNGSPDNR